One Thermogemmata fonticola DNA window includes the following coding sequences:
- a CDS encoding alpha/beta fold hydrolase codes for MRNLVPALVLLILLPAASAQEERYELGRRLRQMEAAWEQQEDETARQRALEHLRPVTRQFFAFRLAEAARSLDHATFALQSPREPSAARQWAAALQITPQKRLLDDQQTELVVTVQPFYRPAVPLPRGARLRLWFIEKEVVSVPLDSWPLTVRVPLPPLGEHDGLDRRLYVLLDAQDNLQPVRIGISQVARLSSRLERLTQALQDRPEALAIETATLRARLAAFRAALRGEAPITDFPYAEWLRNAELMAAHKPFFTCERHGQYWLSIPTGAEGATPCRLFVPKGLHPERPVPLVIALHGAGVDENMFFDSYGAGQIVRECHSRGWLLLAPRAGLLGPAPVPALIDALAKRYPLDRRRIFLVGHSLGAAQAAALAQRHPESFAAVAALGGAPPLSDPQLLRRLPFFLAAGSQDDLAIAAARSLHKKLAAEKLPHYRFREYPRLEHLTIVREALPDVFAFFDSLPPVKAPPPSSPRD; via the coding sequence ATGCGGAACCTTGTCCCTGCCCTGGTGCTCCTGATCCTGCTCCCCGCCGCTTCCGCCCAAGAGGAACGTTACGAACTGGGGCGGCGCCTGCGGCAAATGGAGGCAGCCTGGGAACAGCAGGAGGACGAGACCGCCCGGCAGCGCGCTCTGGAGCATCTCCGCCCCGTCACCCGGCAGTTCTTTGCGTTCCGCCTCGCCGAGGCCGCCCGCTCCCTGGATCACGCCACTTTCGCTTTGCAATCGCCACGGGAACCCAGCGCCGCCCGACAATGGGCCGCCGCTTTGCAAATCACGCCCCAGAAGCGGCTCCTGGATGACCAGCAGACCGAATTAGTCGTCACGGTGCAGCCATTTTACCGGCCGGCGGTTCCCCTGCCGCGAGGCGCCCGCCTGCGCCTCTGGTTCATCGAAAAAGAGGTGGTCTCGGTCCCGCTCGACTCCTGGCCCCTGACGGTCCGCGTTCCCCTGCCCCCCCTCGGCGAACACGACGGCTTGGACCGCCGCCTCTACGTCCTTTTGGATGCCCAGGACAACCTCCAGCCGGTGCGCATCGGCATCTCCCAGGTCGCCCGCCTGTCATCGCGCCTGGAGAGGTTGACACAGGCCCTCCAGGACCGACCCGAAGCCCTGGCCATCGAGACGGCCACTCTCCGCGCCCGGCTGGCTGCCTTCCGCGCCGCCTTGCGGGGCGAAGCCCCCATCACTGACTTCCCCTACGCCGAATGGCTGCGCAACGCCGAACTCATGGCCGCCCATAAGCCCTTCTTCACCTGCGAGCGGCACGGCCAGTATTGGCTGTCCATTCCGACCGGCGCCGAGGGTGCCACCCCCTGCCGCCTCTTTGTGCCCAAAGGGCTGCACCCGGAGCGTCCCGTGCCGCTGGTCATTGCGTTACACGGAGCCGGTGTGGATGAGAACATGTTTTTTGACAGTTACGGCGCGGGTCAGATCGTCCGGGAATGCCACAGCCGCGGCTGGCTGCTCCTGGCCCCCCGCGCCGGCCTGCTCGGCCCTGCCCCCGTCCCAGCTCTGATCGACGCTCTGGCCAAGCGCTACCCCCTTGATCGCCGCCGCATCTTCCTCGTCGGCCACTCGCTGGGAGCTGCCCAGGCCGCCGCCCTCGCCCAGCGGCACCCGGAGTCCTTCGCTGCTGTGGCTGCCCTCGGCGGTGCCCCGCCCCTGAGCGATCCGCAACTGCTCCGCCGCCTCCCCTTCTTCCTCGCCGCCGGGAGCCAAGACGACCTGGCCATCGCCGCCGCCCGCTCCCTCCACAAAAAACTCGCCGCCGAAAAACTCCCCCATTACCGCTTCCGCGAATACCCCCGTCTCGAACACCTGACCATCGTCCGCGAAGCCCTGCCCGATGTCTTCGCTTTCTTCGATTCCCTTCCCCCCGTGAAAGCACCCCCGCCGTCCTCGCCCAGGGACTGA
- a CDS encoding TIGR03067 domain-containing protein has translation MHARFLGAVLILAASTLALALAQPADLKRLEGRYKVLIMEKATGPAPKEVIENLSFIFKGNKLTVKLANEEEKNAQFKLDPEKVPPAIDIFPLDGDYKGKTFPGIYKIDKDEVTIVMTEKGERPKDFKPEGEAILIRLRREK, from the coding sequence ATGCACGCACGCTTCCTTGGAGCGGTTCTCATCTTGGCGGCCAGCACCCTCGCCCTCGCTTTAGCTCAGCCCGCAGACCTCAAACGCCTCGAAGGACGCTACAAAGTCCTCATCATGGAGAAAGCGACCGGCCCGGCCCCTAAAGAGGTCATCGAAAACCTCTCCTTCATCTTCAAGGGAAACAAACTCACAGTCAAACTTGCCAACGAAGAAGAGAAGAACGCCCAGTTCAAACTCGACCCGGAAAAAGTTCCTCCCGCCATCGACATTTTCCCCCTCGATGGCGACTACAAGGGCAAAACCTTCCCCGGCATCTACAAAATCGACAAAGACGAAGTGACCATCGTCATGACGGAAAAAGGCGAACGGCCCAAGGACTTCAAACCGGAAGGGGAGGCCATCCTCATCCGCCTCCGCCGCGAAAAGTAG
- a CDS encoding DedA family protein has translation MEETLSQAGTILLQVLSNLTNPDAWREALSAPGVVVAAFLVLNLIVFTETGLLIGFFLPGDSLLVTAGIVAHSVGWPVHWLILTLCLSAIVGDTVGYWIGHSAGPALYRKPNSRFFRREHLLAAQAFYDRHGGKTIIIARFVPIIRTFAPVVAGAAQMPYRRFLAYNIFGGIGWIVSMILLGYTLHMWLDPLLRPLFGDQFQIARHIDKVVITVVFISILPLLIKWWQKRRALKTALATQNIYCGGTPCPPTQ, from the coding sequence ATGGAAGAAACCCTGAGCCAAGCCGGTACCATTCTCTTGCAAGTGCTCAGTAATCTGACCAATCCCGACGCTTGGCGGGAAGCCCTCAGTGCGCCGGGCGTCGTGGTGGCGGCCTTTTTGGTGCTCAACCTGATCGTCTTCACGGAAACCGGCCTGCTCATCGGCTTTTTTCTACCGGGGGATTCCCTCCTGGTCACTGCGGGCATCGTCGCCCACTCCGTCGGCTGGCCCGTGCACTGGCTCATCCTCACTTTGTGCTTGTCCGCGATCGTCGGCGATACGGTCGGTTACTGGATCGGCCACAGCGCCGGGCCGGCGCTCTATCGCAAGCCGAACAGCCGCTTCTTCCGCCGCGAGCACCTCCTGGCTGCCCAGGCCTTCTACGATCGGCATGGTGGCAAAACAATCATCATCGCTCGCTTCGTGCCGATCATCCGGACCTTTGCCCCGGTCGTCGCCGGCGCCGCCCAAATGCCCTATCGCCGCTTCTTGGCTTACAACATTTTCGGCGGGATCGGTTGGATTGTGAGCATGATACTCCTCGGCTATACACTCCACATGTGGCTGGACCCCTTGCTCCGGCCTCTCTTCGGTGATCAATTCCAGATCGCTCGACATATTGATAAAGTTGTCATCACTGTCGTCTTCATATCCATACTTCCATTATTAATAAAATGGTGGCAAAAACGCCGTGCTTTGAAAACCGCACTGGCAACCCAAAACATCTACTGCGGAGGAACACCATGCCCGCCAACACAATGA
- the kbl gene encoding glycine C-acetyltransferase, which translates to MPANTMNAYLREQISHLKSQGLYKAERWIETPQSPEIVVQGRKVINFCANNYLGLANHPRIVAAAEEGLRRWGYGLSSVRFICGTQTIHKQLEQRIAQFFHKQDSLLYTSCFDANGGLFEPLLTEQDAVFSDELNHASIIDGIRLCKAQRFRYRHNDMDDLRNQLESARKYRFKMIFTDSVFSMDGDLANLPVICELADRYDAVVGIDDCHGTGHLGPTGRGAAEELGVLDRIDIITGTLGKTLGGASGGFTASSAEIVDWLRNRSRPYLFSNSVPPALVAAAIESFSLIDEAADLRAKLKANTAKMRHGLENAGFTIKPGPTPILPVMLGEAALATRMADALLERGIYVIGFSYPVVPQGQARIRLQVSAAHTDEQIDRAVAAFTEVGRELGVIR; encoded by the coding sequence ATGCCCGCCAACACAATGAATGCGTATTTACGTGAACAAATCTCCCATCTAAAATCCCAGGGTCTATACAAAGCGGAACGTTGGATTGAAACCCCGCAAAGTCCCGAAATCGTCGTCCAAGGCCGCAAAGTCATCAACTTCTGTGCTAACAATTACTTGGGCCTGGCCAATCACCCGCGAATCGTCGCCGCTGCCGAGGAGGGACTCCGCCGCTGGGGCTACGGTTTATCCAGTGTGCGGTTCATCTGTGGCACGCAAACCATTCATAAGCAACTAGAACAACGGATCGCCCAATTCTTCCACAAACAGGATTCCCTTCTCTATACCTCCTGCTTCGATGCCAATGGCGGCCTGTTTGAACCCCTCTTGACAGAACAAGACGCGGTGTTTTCCGATGAATTGAATCATGCCTCGATCATTGATGGTATCCGGCTCTGTAAAGCCCAACGATTCCGTTACCGCCACAATGACATGGATGATTTAAGGAACCAACTGGAATCTGCTCGGAAATATCGTTTCAAGATGATATTTACGGATTCTGTATTCTCAATGGATGGCGATCTAGCGAACTTGCCAGTGATTTGCGAGTTGGCGGACCGATATGACGCCGTGGTAGGCATCGACGACTGCCACGGGACGGGGCATTTGGGTCCGACGGGACGCGGGGCGGCAGAGGAATTGGGCGTGCTCGACCGCATTGACATCATCACCGGCACGTTGGGGAAGACCCTCGGCGGGGCCAGCGGCGGCTTCACCGCCTCCAGTGCGGAAATCGTGGATTGGCTGCGCAATCGCTCCCGCCCCTACCTGTTTTCCAACAGTGTGCCGCCAGCATTAGTCGCCGCGGCTATCGAATCTTTCTCACTCATTGATGAAGCTGCGGATTTACGCGCCAAACTTAAGGCTAATACTGCTAAGATGCGCCACGGTTTAGAAAATGCTGGCTTCACGATTAAACCGGGACCTACTCCTATCTTGCCTGTAATGTTAGGAGAAGCCGCTTTAGCGACGCGCATGGCGGACGCGTTGCTGGAACGCGGCATTTACGTCATCGGCTTCAGCTATCCCGTTGTCCCCCAGGGGCAGGCCCGAATCCGCTTGCAGGTCTCCGCCGCTCACACCGACGAGCAGATCGATCGTGCCGTGGCCGCCTTCACAGAAGTCGGGCGAGAATTGGGTGTGATTCGATAA
- the pepT gene encoding peptidase T, with amino-acid sequence MKKYDTSTLLERFLRYVRIDTQANEKAGTYPSTPGQRELGRLLCEELRAMGVQNVEQDEHGLVFATIAATVPGAPTIAFTAHLDTSPETSGRNVQPQVIRNYPGGDIPLPGDPRQVIRVADNPELNQLVGKTLITTDGTTLLGADDKAGVAVIMEACRIMCENPDIPHGQIRIVFTCDEEIGKGVLYLEPDRIGAVVAYTLDGTGVGEIEAETFSADLALITITGANIHPAIAKGRMINAVRLAGKFLERLPQHHYSPETTSDREGFIHPYVIEGGVAQVTIRCLLRDFETPQLAEYAAWLREIGRQIERDHPGARVQVAVQPQYRNMREGIAREPRAVAYAVEAVRRAGLEPKLKSIRGGTDGALLTAKGLPTPNLSCGEHNFHSPLEWTCLEELESAVHVVLELCQVWAGH; translated from the coding sequence ATGAAGAAATATGATACATCGACGTTGCTAGAACGGTTCCTGCGTTATGTGCGGATCGATACGCAAGCCAATGAGAAAGCGGGGACGTATCCCAGCACGCCAGGCCAGCGGGAACTCGGACGCCTGCTCTGCGAAGAGCTGCGCGCCATGGGGGTGCAGAACGTGGAGCAGGATGAACATGGGCTGGTCTTCGCCACGATCGCGGCGACGGTGCCCGGTGCGCCCACGATCGCATTTACGGCTCATCTCGACACCAGTCCGGAAACCAGCGGACGGAATGTTCAGCCGCAGGTCATCCGCAACTATCCCGGCGGCGACATCCCCCTGCCCGGCGATCCGCGCCAGGTCATCCGCGTGGCCGACAATCCCGAACTGAACCAGCTTGTCGGCAAAACCCTCATCACCACCGATGGCACAACTTTGTTAGGAGCCGATGATAAAGCCGGCGTAGCTGTCATTATGGAAGCATGTCGGATTATGTGTGAAAATCCTGATATACCACATGGACAGATTCGCATTGTATTTACATGTGATGAAGAAATTGGAAAAGGTGTTTTATATCTAGAGCCAGATCGTATTGGTGCCGTGGTGGCTTATACATTGGATGGCACAGGTGTAGGGGAGATCGAAGCGGAAACCTTTTCTGCGGACCTGGCGCTCATCACTATCACAGGGGCCAACATCCACCCGGCGATTGCTAAAGGGCGGATGATCAACGCCGTGCGCCTGGCTGGGAAATTCCTGGAGCGCCTCCCGCAGCATCACTACAGTCCGGAGACGACCAGCGACCGCGAGGGGTTCATCCATCCGTATGTCATCGAAGGCGGAGTGGCCCAAGTGACAATCCGCTGTCTGCTCCGGGACTTCGAGACGCCGCAATTGGCGGAATACGCCGCCTGGTTGCGGGAGATCGGGCGGCAGATCGAACGGGATCATCCTGGCGCGCGGGTCCAGGTGGCCGTCCAGCCGCAGTATCGCAACATGCGGGAGGGAATTGCACGCGAGCCGCGGGCTGTGGCTTATGCCGTCGAGGCTGTCCGGCGGGCCGGTTTGGAACCGAAGCTCAAGAGCATCCGCGGCGGCACCGACGGCGCTCTCCTCACGGCTAAAGGATTGCCCACCCCTAACCTCTCCTGTGGTGAGCACAACTTCCACTCACCTTTGGAATGGACATGTTTGGAAGAATTGGAGTCCGCAGTCCACGTCGTATTGGAATTGTGCCAAGTGTGGGCAGGACATTGA
- the nth gene encoding endonuclease III — translation MNQSIRPVPDVSDPQPPGAGRPRRRLLPVRERAAAINQRLAQIYPQPSTALRHDNPLQLLIATILSAQCTDERVNQVTPRLFARYRTAEDFARADLRELEAIIRPTGYYRSKARHIRDCCAQLVERFGGQVPRTLEELVTLPGIGRKTANVVLGDAFGVPGITVDTHVKRLSQRLGLTRHTDPNKIEQALMKLLPPAEWTAFSHRLILHGRQVCQARKPRCDSCILADLCPKIGVSLKKPVKSRTRKSQRKE, via the coding sequence ATGAATCAGTCTATCCGCCCGGTGCCGGATGTTTCTGATCCCCAGCCGCCTGGAGCCGGCCGCCCGCGCCGCCGCTTGCTCCCGGTCCGCGAACGTGCCGCGGCCATCAATCAGCGCCTGGCGCAAATCTACCCCCAGCCCTCCACAGCCCTGCGTCACGACAATCCCCTCCAACTGCTGATCGCCACCATTCTCTCGGCCCAATGTACCGATGAGCGGGTCAACCAGGTCACCCCCCGCCTGTTTGCCCGCTACCGCACGGCGGAAGATTTTGCCCGCGCCGATCTTCGAGAATTGGAGGCGATCATCCGGCCCACGGGCTACTACCGCAGCAAGGCTCGGCACATCCGCGACTGCTGCGCCCAATTGGTGGAGCGATTCGGCGGGCAGGTCCCGCGGACCCTGGAGGAACTCGTCACCTTGCCGGGAATCGGCCGGAAAACCGCCAATGTGGTCTTAGGCGATGCCTTCGGTGTTCCGGGGATCACCGTCGATACTCATGTCAAAAGATTGTCACAACGGCTCGGCCTGACACGCCATACGGACCCAAACAAGATTGAGCAGGCTCTGATGAAGCTGCTGCCCCCTGCCGAATGGACCGCGTTCAGCCATCGCCTCATCTTGCACGGGCGGCAGGTTTGCCAGGCTCGCAAACCTCGCTGTGATTCCTGTATCCTGGCCGATCTGTGTCCCAAAATAGGAGTATCCTTGAAAAAACCTGTCAAAAGTAGAACTCGAAAATCCCAAAGAAAAGAATGA
- a CDS encoding enoyl-CoA hydratase/isomerase family protein, which translates to MFPIYQSRHIRVDLERHIATLTFAFSPLEQQGWDGNALEEWERAIAWLYTSCPVGILVIRSGTKDSFCRGLHPLVLRELRRPADRAAFAWRGQQLIQKLAHWPGVSIASIDGLCRGVGWELALACDYRLAVQRAATRIELPQGLTCFGGSVLLQSRHSPQARHRLASGIPLSAREAFQLQLVDHLSYPSDGDNALSRLREQFGHSLAKRPLPAAWLGLASERRRFAAWNPPLPPNVISDLAADGAPLPFPHVIGVWGDIPAIEDWLLEALLKGALVLVHSPQQRYRQRLDQLEQRGFCTSQEKLLLLERLRPVDHPDDLAAAELIVLAPQYHPGELCRRLDPASLLVWVQPAGHAPLPPISQAYNTIVRPQRVVRLSFLHSRHVAVVPEEAVDELSVQRLVSWFQQGDYGVVVFPADARILASAA; encoded by the coding sequence ATGTTCCCGATCTATCAGTCCCGTCATATTCGCGTGGACCTGGAGCGGCACATCGCCACCCTGACTTTTGCCTTCTCGCCGTTGGAGCAGCAGGGTTGGGATGGGAACGCTCTGGAGGAATGGGAACGAGCCATCGCCTGGCTCTACACTTCCTGCCCGGTGGGGATTTTGGTGATCCGGTCTGGGACGAAGGACAGTTTCTGCCGGGGTCTGCATCCGTTGGTGCTGCGGGAGCTGCGCCGCCCGGCGGATCGCGCCGCCTTTGCCTGGAGAGGGCAGCAACTGATCCAAAAGCTGGCCCACTGGCCCGGCGTGAGCATCGCATCCATCGATGGCCTTTGCCGTGGGGTGGGCTGGGAATTGGCCCTGGCCTGCGATTACCGCCTGGCTGTGCAACGGGCGGCCACGCGGATCGAACTGCCCCAAGGCTTGACCTGCTTCGGCGGGTCGGTTCTGCTCCAAAGCCGCCACAGCCCCCAGGCACGGCACCGCTTGGCCTCCGGCATCCCTCTGTCGGCCCGCGAAGCCTTCCAGCTCCAGCTTGTGGACCATCTCAGCTATCCCTCTGACGGTGACAATGCCCTGTCCCGACTCCGCGAACAATTCGGACATTCCCTGGCCAAACGCCCCTTGCCCGCTGCTTGGCTCGGCTTGGCTAGCGAACGCCGCCGTTTTGCCGCCTGGAACCCTCCGCTGCCTCCCAATGTCATTTCTGACTTAGCGGCCGATGGGGCACCTCTGCCATTTCCCCATGTTATCGGCGTGTGGGGGGATATACCGGCGATCGAAGATTGGCTCCTCGAAGCCTTGCTCAAGGGGGCTTTGGTCCTCGTCCATTCCCCACAGCAACGCTATCGACAACGCCTTGATCAACTAGAACAGCGGGGCTTTTGCACCTCCCAGGAGAAATTGCTTCTTCTGGAACGCCTGCGTCCTGTGGATCATCCCGATGACTTGGCAGCCGCGGAATTGATTGTTCTCGCGCCGCAGTATCATCCGGGGGAACTGTGCCGCCGGCTTGACCCTGCCTCCCTGCTGGTGTGGGTTCAGCCCGCGGGGCACGCCCCATTGCCCCCGATTTCCCAGGCGTACAATACCATAGTAAGGCCCCAACGTGTCGTGCGATTATCGTTCCTTCACTCCCGTCATGTCGCCGTGGTTCCAGAAGAGGCGGTGGATGAACTATCCGTGCAGCGCCTGGTGTCCTGGTTCCAACAAGGCGATTATGGGGTGGTGGTCTTTCCTGCGGATGCACGAATTCTGGCGAGTGCGGCTTAA
- a CDS encoding MBL fold metallo-hydrolase, producing MEGAEQVQACFATLGSGSSGNTAYIEAAGRGLLLDCGLEAGELARRLRSLGRTWKAVQAVVLTHVHSDHWHESVLAELFVRRIPLWLHSRHLVDLRSRSEYLPLLEKNQLLREYRGGRWFTPVENCRFLPIEVLHDSRPTFAFRAVLLGPGEVQASLGYVADLGCGSVQLAEALANLDLLAVEFNHDPQMQRQSGRPWYLIRRVLSDQGHLSNTQAAALVEQILARSQRMPRYLVQLHLSEECNRPELAAESVQPILKRYCPAVKLITAPRHEASGILPLVCEATGDLPE from the coding sequence ATGGAAGGAGCAGAGCAAGTGCAGGCGTGCTTTGCGACGTTGGGCAGCGGCAGCAGCGGCAACACCGCTTACATCGAGGCGGCGGGCCGCGGGCTGCTGTTGGACTGCGGTCTGGAAGCGGGCGAGTTGGCGCGGCGGCTACGCAGTCTGGGGCGCACCTGGAAGGCGGTTCAGGCCGTGGTGTTGACACACGTGCATTCGGACCATTGGCACGAGAGCGTGCTCGCCGAGCTGTTCGTCCGCCGCATACCGCTGTGGCTTCACAGCCGTCACCTGGTCGATTTGCGCAGCCGTTCGGAGTATCTGCCCCTGTTGGAGAAGAACCAGCTTTTGCGGGAGTATCGAGGGGGGCGATGGTTTACGCCGGTCGAGAATTGTCGTTTCCTACCTATCGAGGTCCTCCACGACAGTCGGCCGACATTCGCCTTCCGGGCGGTGTTGCTTGGGCCGGGCGAGGTGCAGGCGTCGCTGGGATACGTGGCGGATTTGGGATGCGGGAGCGTCCAACTGGCGGAGGCGTTGGCCAACCTGGACCTGCTGGCGGTGGAGTTCAATCACGATCCGCAGATGCAGCGCCAGAGCGGCCGGCCGTGGTATCTGATCCGCCGCGTGTTGAGCGATCAGGGGCATCTGTCCAACACTCAGGCGGCGGCGCTGGTGGAGCAGATTCTGGCGCGTTCCCAGCGGATGCCGCGGTATCTGGTGCAACTCCATCTAAGCGAGGAGTGCAACCGCCCGGAGCTGGCGGCGGAGAGCGTGCAGCCGATCCTGAAGCGGTATTGTCCTGCGGTGAAGCTGATCACCGCTCCGCGGCACGAGGCAAGCGGTATCCTGCCGCTGGTATGCGAAGCAACGGGCGACCTGCCGGAGTAG
- a CDS encoding tetratricopeptide repeat protein gives MSEYTDGEGAVSSEAISPSPQAAGPANPFAWDSYQPQATNPAYPLQPASAMETDEQAAEQLLAEARAFSQAKRRQEAIDRLIEIVQRYPRTQAAQRARHTLQKAGISI, from the coding sequence GTGTCAGAGTATACAGATGGGGAGGGGGCAGTCAGTTCCGAGGCCATCTCGCCCTCTCCCCAAGCTGCGGGTCCGGCCAATCCCTTCGCGTGGGATTCGTACCAACCGCAGGCTACCAACCCTGCTTACCCACTCCAACCTGCCAGTGCAATGGAAACCGATGAACAAGCTGCTGAACAACTGCTCGCCGAAGCACGAGCCTTCTCCCAAGCTAAACGCCGTCAGGAAGCCATTGACCGCCTGATCGAGATTGTCCAGCGCTATCCCCGGACTCAAGCTGCCCAGCGAGCACGCCATACCTTGCAAAAAGCGGGAATCTCGATCTAA
- a CDS encoding DUF1559 domain-containing protein has translation MRAVFRQKLGFTLIELLVVIAIIAILIGLLLPAVQKVREAAARTSCQNNLKQIGLALHNYHDAMGRFPTANSPTFNSAFTHILPYLEQENIGRRYNPSLTPTDPSDPDGDGFSNLTLGQSELKTYRCPSMQPPPVPDAFPGWSSYAVCIGNQPNPFFAPGANGNPAYDNGLIVRQTGGGSGGVTGQRGVTLAQVPDGTSNTILAGEMGFQLKDYFFTSGPYAGLQRGGNTQWVWGYASYSFGSTGVMFNTVVGTAADRTARLGAFRSDHPNGANFLFGDGSVRFISNGRLSLPVYQALGTRDGGEIVSNDF, from the coding sequence ATGCGTGCTGTGTTCCGACAAAAGCTGGGGTTTACCCTGATCGAGCTACTGGTGGTGATTGCGATCATCGCCATTTTGATCGGGCTGTTGTTACCGGCGGTGCAGAAGGTCCGCGAGGCGGCGGCACGAACCAGTTGCCAGAATAATCTCAAGCAAATTGGTTTAGCGCTTCATAATTATCATGATGCTATGGGGCGCTTTCCTACGGCGAATTCTCCGACTTTCAATTCGGCGTTCACGCACATTCTGCCTTATTTGGAACAGGAGAATATCGGTCGGCGTTATAATCCGTCCTTGACGCCGACGGACCCTTCCGACCCAGATGGGGATGGTTTCAGCAATTTGACGTTGGGGCAGAGCGAGTTGAAGACCTATCGCTGTCCCAGCATGCAGCCGCCGCCGGTGCCTGATGCTTTTCCTGGGTGGTCCAGTTACGCGGTGTGCATCGGTAATCAGCCGAATCCGTTTTTCGCACCGGGCGCAAATGGGAACCCGGCGTATGACAACGGTCTGATCGTGCGGCAGACGGGCGGCGGTTCAGGCGGTGTGACGGGACAACGCGGTGTCACTCTAGCTCAGGTGCCGGACGGCACGTCCAACACCATTTTGGCTGGCGAGATGGGGTTTCAGCTCAAGGACTACTTTTTCACCTCCGGTCCGTATGCGGGGCTTCAGCGCGGGGGCAACACGCAATGGGTGTGGGGCTATGCCTCCTATTCCTTCGGCAGCACGGGGGTCATGTTCAACACGGTGGTGGGCACAGCGGCGGACCGGACGGCACGGCTTGGGGCCTTCCGCAGCGACCATCCCAACGGCGCCAATTTTCTTTTCGGGGACGGTTCGGTGCGCTTCATTTCCAATGGCCGACTCAGCCTGCCCGTGTACCAAGCTTTGGGAACGCGGGATGGCGGGGAGATTGTGAGCAATGATTTCTGA
- a CDS encoding Kelch repeat-containing protein, which yields MIFPKILRLDKAILATGIMAVLTASAVGTAEPQLPALPQAVSSFGATVCDGYLYVYGGHAGKTHSYDTRSVLGSFHRLKLSAPERWEELPGGPIAQGLNLVSHKGKVYRVGGMQPRNAPGEAADNHSLAEAARFDPVKRQWEELPPLPAGRSSHDVVVARDLLVVVGGWQLRGRSHMPLWHESTLVADLKEQPWKWQAIPQPFRRRALAAAAIGQKVYVVGGLSPDGPEPRLDILDLARRQWSRGPDLPGKERAAFAPAACVLNGQLIVATNEGVLYRLLPEGKEWEKVGQASRKRQVARLLPWDEHAVLLLGGAGGGQNHDSLEIIPIPPRPEPTPEAR from the coding sequence ATGATTTTCCCAAAAATTCTGCGATTGGACAAAGCAATTTTAGCAACGGGAATTATGGCGGTTCTGACTGCCAGTGCTGTCGGGACAGCGGAGCCGCAACTGCCGGCGCTGCCTCAGGCGGTCTCCAGTTTTGGAGCGACGGTGTGCGACGGTTACCTGTACGTTTACGGCGGGCACGCGGGGAAAACGCATAGCTACGACACCCGGAGTGTGCTGGGCAGTTTCCATCGGTTGAAGCTGTCCGCGCCGGAGAGATGGGAGGAACTGCCTGGCGGTCCCATCGCCCAGGGTTTGAACCTGGTGAGCCACAAGGGGAAGGTGTACCGCGTGGGCGGGATGCAGCCGCGCAATGCACCGGGGGAAGCAGCGGATAATCACTCGCTGGCGGAGGCGGCCCGGTTTGATCCTGTCAAGCGGCAATGGGAGGAGCTGCCGCCCCTTCCCGCGGGTCGCTCGTCCCATGACGTGGTGGTAGCCAGGGACTTGCTCGTGGTCGTCGGCGGCTGGCAACTGCGGGGGCGCAGCCACATGCCTCTGTGGCATGAGAGCACGCTGGTGGCGGACCTCAAGGAGCAGCCGTGGAAGTGGCAAGCGATCCCCCAGCCGTTCCGCCGTCGGGCGCTTGCCGCAGCAGCCATCGGGCAGAAGGTGTACGTTGTCGGCGGACTGTCACCGGATGGTCCCGAACCGCGCCTGGACATTCTCGATCTCGCCCGCCGGCAGTGGTCGCGTGGTCCCGATTTGCCCGGCAAGGAACGGGCGGCGTTTGCTCCCGCGGCTTGTGTTCTCAACGGCCAGTTGATCGTGGCGACCAACGAGGGCGTCCTTTACCGCTTGCTTCCGGAGGGAAAAGAGTGGGAGAAAGTCGGCCAGGCGAGCCGGAAACGGCAGGTCGCCCGCTTGCTTCCCTGGGACGAGCACGCCGTGCTGCTTCTCGGCGGCGCAGGAGGCGGGCAAAACCACGACTCGCTCGAAATCATTCCGATTCCCCCGCGCCCAGAACCGACGCCTGAAGCGCGCTAG